In Deltaproteobacteria bacterium, the genomic window TGGCAATAAACATGGTCGGCACCCCGTAAAGGGCCGTGCACCGCTCCGCCTCCACCGAAGTCATGGCTAGAAGCGGGTCGAACCCCTCCAGAATAACCATGGCGCTGCCATGGGTCACGCAGGCCATGACTCCGAGAACGCAGCCGAAACAGTGAAACAAGGGAACTGGGATGCAGACCCGATCCCTTTCGGTGAAGAACTGGTTCTCGCCGATCCAGAACCCGTTGTTGCCGATGTTCACATGGGTCAACATGACCCCCTTGGGAAATCCCGTGGTTCCCGAGGTGTACTGCATGTTGACCACGTCGTGGGGCGACAGGCCTCTTTGTCGGTCCTTGTACTCCCGGTCCGAAACCATCTGGCCCAAGGCGAGTATCTCGGGCAAGGAATACATTCCTCGGTGCTTCTCCTGACCCAGGAAAAAGACTTTTTTCAATAGGGGGAATTTCCCGGGACGCAAAAACCCTCGTTCCTGGGTTTTGAGTTCCGGGACAAGTTCGTAGAGCGTCTGCACGAAATCCGTATCCCTGAACCCGTCGATGAGCACGAAATACTCGGCTTCGGATTGCTTGAGGAGATATTCAACTTCCCGAATCTTATAGTTGGTGTTCACCGTCAAAAGAACGGCCCCGATTCTGGCCGTGGCAAACTGAAAGGCCACCCAATAGGGGACGTTGGTGGCCCAGATGGCCACTTTATCTCCTTGCTCGACGCCTAGGGCCATCAGCCCCTTGGCCAACTGATCGACAACATCCCTAAATTGGGCGTAGGTCAGACGAAAATCCCGATCCACGTAGACCACGGCCTCGTTGTCCGGATAACGATCCGCAGTCCTGTCCAGCCACTCGCCCAGGGTCAATTCTCTCAAAACATCCTGTGCCACCATCACCGCCGCCGCTCCTTGTACGAGTTTACGCTCCGACCGCCCCGGCGACCGATCCCAATTCCGGAATCAGGGCTACTCGGGAAAGTAGAGAACAGCATAGATTTCCGCCGGTTCCGATCCAGCGGTCCCAACGTGATGAGGAACGATGGAGTTGTAGTACATGCTGTCTCCCACCTTGAGCACATGACGCTCCCGGCCGTACACGAGCTCCACCTGTCCTTTGTGGACGACGATGAACTCCTCGCCCTCGTGGGAAGACAGAACCTTGTCACCATCTGTAGGCAGGATCTGGATGAAAAACGGTTCCATCCGTCGATCACTCTTGCCCTTGCCCAGGGAGTGAAAACGGAGTCCAACGGACTTGTTCGCGCCCGTGAGCATGCTCAATTCTTCCTCACGGTCCTCCAGCCTGGTCACCAAGGGGTCCGTGCTCACCGCATCGTCCAGAAACGTCCCCAGGCGGACGCCCAATGCTCGGGCAACCTTGAGAAGCGGCCCCAGAGACGGATAAACATTTTCATCCTCGAGTGCCCGGACAAATTCGAGATCGAGTCCTGTCCTCTCGGCCAGATCCTCGAGGTTCATGCCGTTCATCTCCCGGTACTTCCGGATGCGCGCTCCCAGTTTTTCACTATTCATCTTCACTCCTTGTCTCTCTTGCGTCGAATCCCTGAAAGCATACGGTCAGTCCCCCGGATGCTTTGTTCACGATCCTCGCGGCCAAAAGGGCCTCGCGGTCGAGATCGGCCCGCAAGGCCTCGCCCATGCCCTTCGGTAAACCCAAGCTACGGGCCATGTCCCGGTCAACCAAGGCAAAGGTCGCGCCCAACTCCTTCATCCCGGCCAATACTTCGGCCGACGGACAATAGAGGACCGTCCCGTCCGAAATCAGGCGGGCGTAGACCGGAAGCAGGCGCTCCCACGGCGGAAGAAAAGTCTCCGTCACCGAAAGATCTGGCCTCCGGACCTCGCCGGCATCTTCTTCATCAAGGCCAAGGGCTGATTCGATTCGGTCCCATCCGGTTCCGATGTCCTTGTCGGCGGCTCGAAGCTGCACGTGGTCCAGCTCAAGAAAAAAAGCCAGGGCCGCCTCGGCCTGAGCGACCTGAACCGGGTCGATCGATTTACTTTCCCTCCCCCGATCCAGCTCCGCCAGTTCGGAACGAAGATGCAGTGACGATCCCGAAAAAAAATTTTCTTCGCCGCGGGCCGCGAAATACGCCATGTCGGCCGGCCGTCGGACCTGAAGCCCGAAATTCAGGGCCTCATCCCGAAAACGCTCCAGGGTCCGTCCGTCCATGGGCAGACCTGTAGGACGCCAATAGCGGGGGTCTTCCTTCGGGGCCAGGCCCGGGTCCAGCAGATAAACCCCGTCGGGGACCTCGATCGACGCGAGCTCCGGATGCATGAAGGGAAACAGAATCAGACGTGGATCGTTCATGATTCACTCGTTGTTTGCTGTGTTTGTTCGATTTTTTCGAGCCGATGCTACCAGGATACGTCGACTGCTCCAGGGCTGAAACGCCGACAGGCCCCAAGGCAAGAAGGCAGTCGAAGGACGCAAATCATCCCGAGGACCAGATGCCCACAGCTGTCTCCTCCCTCCAGGCCGAAGTCGGGACAGGACTTGAACAAGGCCTCAGCCTCGGACTGACGTCCGGCCCAAATCCGACCAGTGACCGCCGCGTCGAGATGGAACGACTCGGCCCGATCAAGCAGATCGTCGAATCTTCGTTCAAGCTCGACCAGGACCCGACATCTCCAGACCTGGGCATAGCCCGGGTTGAGGACCTCTTCATAGAGGCAACGCCCCTGAATGTAAAACCTGCAGCCTCGGCCCGGAAACGCGGTCACGTCGGCCATGGCCCATCCTGCTGGAGCCATGGGCGCTTCCAGTCTCGCCTTCCCTTTCTTGACCCCCCCCTGTCCAGGGTGTACATCGGCTCCACCAACGCACAGGAGGGTACAATGTTCGGCATAGGCATACCTGAACTTATCATCATTCTGGTTATTGTTCTGATCATTTTCGGGGCCAACAAGCTGCCAGAAATCGGATCGGGCATGGGGCGAGCCATCAAAAATTTCAAAAAGGCCACGTCCGAGCCCGAGGAAATCGATGTCACATCCTCCGAGGACAAGGAAAAGACAGCCTCGAAATCCAAAGAGTAACAACGGGTCCCCGCAAACCGACAGACGACCCGGGCCAGCTAGGCCCGGGTCGTCTTTTTTTCTCACGCCATCAGGCAAAAGCCCGAAAAATTTAGAACCGCAGTGCCGTGTCCCGCTCCAAATTCCAGGCCACCCAAGGATCTTCCTTGTCCTTTTGCGTGTCGAATGGTTTGGGCGGTGCATAGGAGCCGTCTGGGGCGATGGAGAACTGATACCCCTTGGCCACGATGACCAGCCACTCTTCGAGACTGACCTCGTGGGGGCCGGGGACACGGGTCGGGCCCTGAACCCTGGTCGGTTGACTTTCGGACGGTGAGGAACCCACCGAAGGAGACACCGGTCGATATCCAACCTCAATCTCGCCGTCGTAGACGAAGTAGTTGCTAAACAGGTCAAGATTTACCCTGAGTCTATACACGGTGCCGGCCACACCGGCCACAGCCGTGGGGGAATTGACCAGGAACGTGCTCTCCTCTCCTAAAAGGCCCTGAACCTTGGCCCAGCAGTCTCCCAGGGCCACGTCCACATCCACCTTTCGTTTGCGGTCGGCGTAGTCGGCACTGATTAGGGTGAACTCTGTTCCAGCCGAAAAACGCAGTACGCTCTTATCGGCCAAGGTCAGTTCCATGCGCGATTCCGGTCCGACCCTGACCGTAGCCGGAGCCTCGACGAGATGGTTCACCTCGAGAGGGCTCGTCTCATCCCCAACCACCAGAACAGCGCTGCCCTCCAAAAACGAGACCGCTGCACTGCCGGACACGGGCAAAGTGTATTCACGAGCTCCGACCAGCGCGGAGACCATGATCAGCAGCATGGTCATCACGGCACATTTCATCGTTCTCATACCCGATTCCTCCCTGCGGCCAATAATTTGACGGCCGCGTTCATTGCTCGTTGGCCAGGACCGATCGGCCCCATTCCCGGCAACGGGTTACCTCCAGCCCCCTGGAAACAGCATGACCCTTGAGTCGGGCTCGGAACTCGTCCGGATCAGCCGACCGCACCTGCCATCTACCGGTCAGTTCCACGGGACCCATGCCAAGTTCGACCAGAACCATCTCCTCCACGATCCCCTTCCAGGAGGAAACCTCCCGCTCGAAGACCTGAACCCCTGAACTCACGAACCACCCGCGAATCTCGACATCCAGAGTTTTGACCGCTTCGGACACGACCTCCGGAAGCCGAAAATAGTTCGGCCACAATCCGGAAAACACCTCGTCCACGTCCTTGCCCTGGGCCTGCCACGATGTGTCTCCCGCGACGAGACGACCTCTCCAGTTTTTCTGATGGTGGTCAAGCGACAGGCGTGGAACCCCCTCGGCCCCGAATCCAACGGATGCCAATCCGTACAGGGTTTCCAAGGCCCGAATTCGTTCCCGGACCTGACCGTCGGGTGATGAAACTTCCAGTACATACTCTGTCAGATTCCTGGAGTTGTAGAGAACTCCGACATCCTTAAGCCTTTCCTTGAGGGCTGCTTCGTCCACCAAAACTTCCAGTTCCATGACGGCCTCTCCGTCAGACAGGGAGACCTCCAGACCCAGTTCCGAGTACCCGAGAATCAAGCTGTCAGCCCGTTGGCCGAGCCATTCGCGAAGCATATACCACCGCTCTATGGGGGGGTGAGGTCTGATCATCGCCCGGGCCGCCTGAAGCACTCCCTCCCGGAATCCTTCGGCCTTGGCCCGATTTCTGAGAGACTGAGTGTCCGAATCATCTTCCAGCGGGACCACCGCTGTCACCCGTTCGGCCGGGTAGGCCGATCCATTCCAAAGGAGCAGAAGCGCTGCCCAGACTAAATACCGACCCAGCTTGCTCATACCGGAAAATTTCCCGAAAATTCGATTGATCATGAAGTGTGACGAAAAGCCTTGCCGGGAAACGCGCAAGGGGATGGTCTTCCCATCCCCTTGGCGCAGGCCCGGTCTTCGGGTCCGGAAACCCGACGCTTCAATGGCCTAGAAAACGCTCAGTTCGTTCTTCAGTCTTTGGATGGAGAGCAGGGCGTCCACGCCCGTCACATACTGGTGCGGATTGAACTTGTTGGTCCTCATGTCCAGGCTCAAAAGCCCCTTGCTGATGCTGACCATGGCCGCATTGAACGCATAGTTATCACTGCCGATGTCTGCGATTCGACTCTTCTCCCCGATATACTCGGTGGCCAAATCGGTCTTGCCTGTGGCTCGGATGATGATGCCCTGATAAAGCAGGGCGATCTCGGCCTTGGTCATGGGCTCTTGGGGGCGGAAGGTATGGTCCGGATAGGGCTGCAGACCCTCGACCCCGAGTTCGATGACCTGTTCGATGTCGCCCCGAAGAGGATGGTTGGCCACATCCTGAGTGCCCAGCTTCTGATAGAGATCGGCCATGGTCATCTGAATGCCCTTGGGTGGCTCGAATCCGGCCGGTTTGTCGTCCACGACCTCGTAGAACCGCTTCACATCCAGTTCCTCGACCAGCAACCCGGCCATGTCGGCCCGGGTCAACTCGTCCACCAAAGCGATGCGCTTGCCGACCATGGACACCGGCGCGGCCCGGACAGCCTTCTGGACGAATTCCCAGCGTTCCTCGACCTTGCGGTTCAGGTCTCCGCCGATGGACTTGGCCTCGGCGAACATCATCTGGGATTTGGGGAAATCCAGCCCCTGGAGATAGGCCTCACCCATCCAGAAATGGATGGCCTGGTTTTTTTCGTCGATCTTCTTGCCCTTCTTGAAGGCCGATTCGCAATCGTCGACCATGTCCTCACGATCCATGATCTCTTGTTTGGCCAGAGCGATATAGGCCCGCATTTCAGGGATGAGGCACAAAAGCTTCTCCTGATCGTTCTTGGCCTCGTCCAGACCGTCCTCGATCAGGTCCACACCTTTCTTGTCACCCCTCATGGCCATGACAAGGCCCTTTCCGGCTATGCCCGGTCCATACTTGGGATTCAGCTCCAGGGCTTTTTCGAACGAGTGCATGGCCTCGTCGAGCTTGCCTTCGTCCACGAACTTCATGCCCGAATTGTAGTGATGGAGAGGGTTGTCCATGATCCCGACGGCCTTGCGGCCTTTGTCTGCGCAGGCTCCGAGCCCGAGAACCAAGGCCAGGACCAGCAGACCGTTCAGGACGGTTTTGAAACGTGCTGAGTTCATCATCAAAGCCTCCTTGGCGAAAAAACTGGCGATAAGAAGCGGCCGCCTAATCCAGAACGATCATGACCCGGCACTTCTCAAGGAAGCTCTGGGTCTGACCGACGCCACGCAACTTGTTGGCGAACTCGTTGCTGATGACCAGATCGGTCTTGGCCTTGCCGCCGGCGCTCATGGCCTTGGCAACGAAGGGCTTGTCTGCCACGCGGGGCTGCTGCACGGCCTTGTCGATGTCCTTGGCGTATCCAGCCATGCCGTGCTGGATGGCATACTCACGGCTAACAAAGGCCGAGCCGTAAACCTCGACTCCGTTCTCGTCCAAAACCTTGGGGCTCATGGCCGGACGGGCACCCAAACCCCGGGCGTCAACCACCAGGCCGGTGTAGGCCTCGGCTACGCCGGGCGTCGGGGCGCTGGGGATACTCGGCTTTTCGGGAGTCGGTTCGGGTGCTGGCGCAATCGGAGCCGGTGCGATCGGAGCCGGCTCAGGCTGATAAACGGGCGGAGGAGGAGGCGAAACGACCTGGGCCTTTGGTTTGAACTCCAGCCGCTCGGGAATCAGGACCTGGGCAAACCCGCCCCGAAGATTGATCCCCACCGTGACCTCCACGGATCCGTCCGACATGTAGGCCGTGTCCAAGATCTGGGAATTCTGAAGAAAGCCGTTGACCTGGGAAAGTATGACGTCATTGGTCACGATGTAGTTTTCCACGGTCGTGGCCGAATCGATCTGGACCCCCTTGATGATTTCCAGGAGGTTCCTCCTAGCCACCACTGTGGCCGCCCGCCTGGCCATGGCCCGTGCCTGGGCCATGTTCACGGCCTTTTCCGGCGGAGCACCGATGCCCACGGCCGTTACCAGCCCGGTGTCCCAATTGATTCTTCCGTTGTCCATTGCCTGAATGTAGGCCCCGACGTCCAGAACCATCTGCTGGGCCGAAGCCACAGGGGCGGTGGCCACCAGCACGAACATAACCAGTATGAACCGTTTGAGATGTTTCATCGTTAATACCTCCATTTTGATTACTTCCCTTTAGCGATCGGCTGACTCATAGGTACAATGCCTTGAGCCCGATTACCCCCCTACTTGATTTTCTGCAAGTAGTATTTGGCTGCTTTGTTGTCGGGCTCGTTCTGCAACGTCTTTTGCCACAATTGCTTGGCCTTGGCCATATCCTTGGCCTGCCATGCCGCGTAGGCCTGATCGTTGAACACTTTGGCCAGGTTGAACCGCGCATCGGGGTCCTTAGGGCTGATCTTCAGGGCCTCCTGCCAGATTTCAATGGCCTTGCCCGCCTCTCCACGGTTGAAGAATATCCACCCAAGGCCGTTCAAGGCCTTAGTCGACTTGGGAGCGAGGTCCAGGGCCCGCTCGTACTCTAGCTGGGCGTTGTAACTCATGCCCAGCCCGGCAAAGGCCTGAGCCAGTCTGATGTGGGTCTCGGGGTCGTCGGAGCCGACCTTCTGGGCCTTTCGAAGGTACTCCACGGCCTGCTTGAAGTTGTGCTCCACGGCATAAATGACCCCGATGAAGTAGTAGGCGTTGGCGTTGTTCGGGTCGAGTCTCAAAATCTCCCTGAACTCCTGAAATGCCTTATCCACAGCGTTCTGTCTGAGGTAGAGGACTCCAAGCCAGGTCCGGGCGAAGGTATTGTCCGGCGACATCTTTGCCACGGCTGAAAACTGCTCGAAGGCCTGTTCGAACTTTTCCTCCTTGGCCAGAATCAGACCCAACTGATTGCGGGCAAACTCATTCTTAGGGTCCATGGAGACGGCCTTGGAAAAATCCCGGGCCGCCTCGGTCAGCTTGCCCTGATAGTGAAGATCCGAGCCGCTAAACAAAAGATCGTTCACGTCCTGGGCCGTAGCGCCCGGAGGACAGAGCCAAAGAACCGACATGCCCACCCAGAACGCCGTCATGACGGCACGCATTCTGCGCATCTCACACCCCCTTCCGGATGAGTTCCGAAAGCCCCTGGGCGATACCCTGAGCCACGGTCTGCCGAAAATCCGGCGTGGCCAGCTTGGCCTCTTCCTCGGGATTGGAGATGAATCCCGTCTCCAGGAGGATGGACGGCATCCGGGCCCGCCGAAGAACATAGAAATTGGCCGAGTGCACCCCCCGCTTGCGCATCGGAATTCCTTCGGCCATGGCCTTCATCATCGTTCCGGCCACGCTGCCCCCGGCTTCCCAATAACGACGGCGCTCGAACATGAACAATATCTCCTCGATGTTCACGTAGCCCTTCTGAACAAGATCCTCCTTGTCGTACTTGAGAACCGAATTCTCGAAGGCAGCCACTTTGGCAGCTTCCTCGCTAGAGGCCTTTTCCGCGCAGAAGAAGGTGTCCATGCCTGAAGGCTGACGGTTCTCGTTGGCGTTGATGTGGAAGGAAACAAACAGATCGGCGTTGTACTGATTGGCCACCGTGGTCCTGGCGCTCAGGGGAACATAATAGTCGTCGGTCCGGGTCAGGAAGATCTTGGGCGGATTGGATCCCTTTTCAAGAATGGCTGCGGTCCGTTTAACCAAGTCCAGAGTGACGTTCTTTTCCTGGAGCTTGGCCAGGCCCACGGCCCCGGAATCAAACCCTCCATGTCCGGCGTCCAGGACAATTCTCTGGATCCGGTATCCCAGACCGTCCTTGGCCTCCATGGTGGCAAAAACCTGAGCCTCCTCGTCCTGGGCCTTGACCTCCAAAGGTGAAAGGGGTTTCTCCTCCTTCTTCTCCGGGGGCAGGGGCTTCTGGCTGATGATGTCGACCATCATCCGCGAATATGTATCATCCGGGACGATCTGAAGCACGCGACGGAAACTGCTCAGGCTCTGACGCATGTCACCCAGTTGAAACTGGGCCCGACCGAGCAGTCCCCAGATCCAATCGCTCTCGGCATCGGCCTGGGCCGCCCTGGTCAGAACCTCCACAGCCTTGACGTACTCGCCTTTGGTCAGCAGGTCCTGGCCCTCCAATGCCAGATCGAAGGCCCCAGCCTCGGCCCAGACTAGGCCCGGAACGGCCGTGGCCACCATCCCCAAGGCTGAAGCCGCCAGAAATGTCCGTCGGGTACAGCGTTTCTCTCTCATCGTTCCATCCTCGTGGTCTGTGCCAGCCTTCCCGGTAAGATGGCTGAGCGATCTAATAGGCCCTGGCGATTGAAGTTCCGGGGTAATAATGATGCAAAACCTTTCGATAATCGCCCCCTGCCTTGGCCATGCCCTGAGCTCCCCATTGGCTCATGCCCACTCCATGACCGTAGCCACGGCCGGAGAGGACAAAGGAATCACCGGACTCCCGGACGTCACACAAGGTGCTCTTGACCTTGGTCGCTCCCAGCCAGATGCGCAGGCTGTTGGATCTGACGCTCAAGGGGCCGCCGTCGGTCATAACCTTGACTTTGACCCATCGCCCGGAGGGGGAAACCTCCTCGGGGAAGATCTTAGAAATGGAAGAGACTTTGAACCCGTTGGTCCTCAGAGCCTTGGCCACCTCGCCCTTGGAAATTCTGGCATCCCAGTCCATGGGCTTGAAGGTCTGGGAAATGGAGTCCTCTCGGACTTGGTAATAAGGCATGGATGCCGTCCAGACCAGGGAAGAGTCTTCCAGCATCCCGCCACTGTGGGCGTGAAAATAGGACAAAACCGGATTTCCGGAAAAGGATAGGATCTCTCCCCGAGTCGAAGACACGGCCTGTTTGGTCCGATCATTGGCCACTCCGGCCCCACCGTACACCTGGGAGGCCGTGGTCGCAGCCACGTCGTAGGGCTTGTCAGCCGACTTGGCGGCCAGATACAGGGCGTAGGACCGGGCGGCCACGGCCTGGGACTTCAAGGCCTCCAGCTCCCAGGACGGGGACATCTCCTTGGGTACGACGCCCAGAAGATACGTCTCCATGCCCAGCCGATTGATCAGCAAAACCTTGCCGTCGTCCACGAGGACAACAGCCTCTCCTGCGTAGCGCTTGCCCTTGACTGAAAAACAGCAGACCCTGGGGGCCACGGCGCATTCCCGGCCGAGGTCCCTGCCTCCACTCTGGATTCGCCCATTCTTGAGGGTGAACACATACTCTCCAGCTGCCCACTCCTGGCCCTGAGCCCCGAACCTGACGCTGGCCGGGCCCTCCAAGGTCAGCCGGACCGATGATCCGCTGTCCAGGGCCACCCGGATATTTGGTTCAGGTCCGGCCGTTGGCTGCGGTTCGGGTCTTGGCTCCAGCAGGGGCTGTAGAACCTCTTCGGGTTTCTTGACCACTGCCGGCCCTGGATCGGCCTGTCGGACCTCCTCCCGCACTCGCTCGATCATGTACTCGGCTGTGAAGGCCCGATGCCCGTCGGGAAAAAATCGAAGGTAGGCCTCGAATCCTCTCTCGGCCTCGGACAGTCGACCCAATTCATAGGCGGCCATGCCCGAATTGAAATAGGCGTTGTCCAGAGCCTTGGCTTCAGGGAAAAGAGCCACGGCTTCGGAATAGATCTCAAGGGCTTTTTCTTTCTGGTCGAGAAACAAGGCCACCACGTCTCCCATGCGGACCAGGCCGAAGGCTCGGTCCTCAGGCCGGGCGGAGTACTCGAAGACCTGCCTGTAGGTCTCCACGCATTCCAGGAACCGGCCCTCGTCCAGATACCGGGCAGCAGCCGCCTTGAGGGGGGCGGGATCGAACTGCACGGTCATGGACCAGGCCACACTCGGCAGACAGAGGAACAAGATCGAAAGTGTCGTGACAAAACGCTTCATATGGATACCCACGTTGGTTGCGGTGTCTGTATGTCTTCTCGTACGACAAAAAAGACCTCCATGGCAACCGGGGCTTCTCTTGAAACTTCAGGACAAGCCGAGGAAGGCTCTGACCATCCCTGCCGACTCTTTCTCCCGCCCCGGGCGAACCCAGTGCACGCCCCGCTCTTTGCGAAACCAGGTCATCTGACGTTTGGCGTAGGCTCTGGTGTTTTTAAGCCACGCTTTTCCGGTTTCATCCCAAGACATGCGCCCATCCAGAAAGGCCAGAATTTCCGGGCAACCGATGCCGCTGAACCCCGGGGCCTTTGGGTCCGAACACGTCGCAAGGGCCGCCCGGACTTCCTCCAGTGCCCCAGCCCGGATCATGGCCTTGATCCGTCTCTCCAGATGAGGAGTAAGTTCGTCCAAGCCGACCTCGATCCCGATCTTCAAATGCCGATACCGGGACCCGTCAGTTGTTTCACTATGCCAGTCGCTCAAGGCCCGGCCCGTGGACTCGAAGACCTCCAGGGCCCGACAGTTCCGCTGGGTGTCGTTGGGATGGATTCTGGCCGCGTAGACCGGATCGATCTCCGTCAATCGGGCGTGCAGAGCCTGGGGCCCATGAAAACAACACTCGTCAAGGACCCGGGCCCGAATCTCAGGATCAATTTCCGGGATGTCGGCCAGGCCTTCGAGGATGGCCCGGAGATACAGGCCCGTCCCTCCCACGAGAATCGGCACATCGTCATGGTCGTGAATGTCCGCTATCCTCTCATGGACCAGCTCGGCAAAGGCCGCTGCCATCATCGGACGATCCGGGTCGAGAAACCCGTACAGATGATGAGGGCAGACTGACTGCTCTGCGGAAGTCGGCTGGGCAGTGACCACCGCCAGGCCACGATAAATCTGGCGTGAGTCGAAATTGATCACCTGACCTCGGAACTCCCTGGCCAATGCCAGGGCCGCGGCCGTCTTGCCCGTGCCCGTGGCGCCGAGAATGCAGACCACAGCACGCTTGATCATTCGCTCATAATCCTGAAACACTCTGGACATGATTGAAAAATATATTTATGTATTGAATGCATTTCAAGAATTTTTCCGGACCGAAATTCAGTGGAGGACGACCATGAGCGTTTCGCGAAGAAATTTCTTTAAATATATTGGAGTGGCAGGTCTTGGGGCCATGCTGCCGGGGGCTGCCAAAGCGGCCGAGGCCGGGGAAGAACTGGTCACCCTGCTCGACCTCTCCAAATGCGTGGCCTGCGGGGCCTGCGTAGATGCATGCCGGGATGCTAACCAAAATAAGTACCCCGAACCGATCAAACCCTATCCGGTCATGCATCCCCAAGATCGCGTGCCGGTGGCGGACTGGTCTGACAAGCGGAACGTCGATGACCGTCTGACCCCGTACAACTGGCTCTTCATTCAGACCGCCACCGGCACCTGGCAGGGTCGTGACTTTGAGATCAACATCCCCCGCCGTTGCCTGCACTGCCAGAACCCACCCTGCGCCAATCTCTGTCCATGGGGCGCAGCTTCCAAGCAGGTCAACGGCATCGTCCGCATCAATGACAAAATCTGCCTCGGCGGCTCCAAGTGCAAATCTGTGTGCCCCTGGCACATCCCCGAACGCCAGACCGGCGTCGGACTGTACCTGAACCTTCTGCCCTCTTTGGCCGGCAACGGGGTCATGTATAAATGCGACCGGTGCTGGAACCGCATAGCCGAAGGAAAGATTCCGGCCTGTATTGAGGCCTGCCCCTTCGAGGTTCAGACCATCGGCCCCCGGAGTGAGATCGTGACCGCAGCCCACGACTTGGCGGTCGCCACGAATGGCTTCATTTACGGTGAACATGAGAACGGAGGGACCAACACCCTCTATGTCTCACCGATACCCTTCGACGTCTTGAACGAGGCCATCGAAACCGGTCCCGGCCGACCCCATTTGGGTCCGGCCCCGGACCCATTCGCCTTCGAGGACAAGCTCGCCCTGGCCGTATATGCAGCTCCAGTGGCCGGACTGGCTGCGGGTCTGCTCCACGTGGCCCGGTCCATGAATCAGGACGAAAAGGAGGAAAAACATGAGGGGAAATGAACGCCGAACCGCATGGAGTAGCCTAGCCTTCGCCCTTGTCGTCACAGGACTGCTTTTCACCGGTCTGGCCCAGATGCCCCTGTTCAAACGATACTGGATTGCTGATGTTCCCGGTTTCGCATGGACCGCCGAATACTACACCACCCACCTCATCCACTACCTGCTGGCCATAGCTCTTTTGTTCTGGCTGATGCGAAGAGCCGGTCTGGCCATGGGGGCCTGGATTCAGGGATCGCCTCCAGACGCCTTGGTCCTAACCAAAACCCTGGTCTGGGTCGGGATCCTTGCCACGGGTCTGGCCCGGGTGGTCAAGAACAGCCCGGACTTCTTCTTCTCTCCGACCACGACCATGGTCATCGACTGGGCCCATCTCGGATTCGTCGCGCTTTTGGGACCCGTGGCTCTGGTCGTCTCGCTCAAGCGCTCCGGAAAACAGTCCCGGCCGGACTGACAGCGATACCGGATCAGACGAACATATCCCGGACCGTGTACAGCCGACCAGGACTCTGCCTGGAGAGCCACTTGGCCGCTCGAAGGGCGCCCTTGGCAAAGGTCTCCCGGGAATGTGCCCGGTGAGTGATCTCAATCCGTTCCCCGGGACCAAAGAAATAAACCGTGTGGTCCCCGACCACGTCCCCGCCCCGGAGGGTCTGCACTCCGATCCGACCCGATTCCCGCTCGCCGATGATTCCGTGCCGACAGAACTCCCCACTCGCTTCGAGACTGGTACCCCGGGCCTGAGCCAGACACTCTCCGAGTTTCAGGGCCGTGCCGCTCGGAGCGTCCTTCTTGTGCCGATGGTGAATTTCGGAAATTTCCAAGTCATACTCCAGCCCAAGATTTTTGACCAGCCCCGGAA contains:
- a CDS encoding AMP-binding protein, whose translation is MVAQDVLRELTLGEWLDRTADRYPDNEAVVYVDRDFRLTYAQFRDVVDQLAKGLMALGVEQGDKVAIWATNVPYWVAFQFATARIGAVLLTVNTNYKIREVEYLLKQSEAEYFVLIDGFRDTDFVQTLYELVPELKTQERGFLRPGKFPLLKKVFFLGQEKHRGMYSLPEILALGQMVSDREYKDRQRGLSPHDVVNMQYTSGTTGFPKGVMLTHVNIGNNGFWIGENQFFTERDRVCIPVPLFHCFGCVLGVMACVTHGSAMVILEGFDPLLAMTSVEAERCTALYGVPTMFIAILEHKLFHKFDFSSLRTGIMAGSPCPVRVMRQVIECMNQREITICYGLTEGSPVMTQTRVDDDIAKRVESVGRAMPMIEVRVVDPETNEPVASGVQGEVCCRGYNVMKGYYKMPEATAKAIDKDGWLHSGDLGTMDEQGYLRITGRIKDMIIRGGENIYPREVEEFLYTMDGVSDVQVVGVPSHKYGEEVGAFIILKPGFECAPEDVKDFCRGKIARYKTPKYIAFVDSYPMTASGKIQKYKLREKAVELFPEAMK
- a CDS encoding XRE family transcriptional regulator, with the translated sequence MNSEKLGARIRKYREMNGMNLEDLAERTGLDLEFVRALEDENVYPSLGPLLKVARALGVRLGTFLDDAVSTDPLVTRLEDREEELSMLTGANKSVGLRFHSLGKGKSDRRMEPFFIQILPTDGDKVLSSHEGEEFIVVHKGQVELVYGRERHVLKVGDSMYYNSIVPHHVGTAGSEPAEIYAVLYFPE
- a CDS encoding twin-arginine translocase TatA/TatE family subunit — translated: MFGIGIPELIIILVIVLIIFGANKLPEIGSGMGRAIKNFKKATSEPEEIDVTSSEDKEKTASKSKE
- a CDS encoding tetratricopeptide repeat protein gives rise to the protein MRRMRAVMTAFWVGMSVLWLCPPGATAQDVNDLLFSGSDLHYQGKLTEAARDFSKAVSMDPKNEFARNQLGLILAKEEKFEQAFEQFSAVAKMSPDNTFARTWLGVLYLRQNAVDKAFQEFREILRLDPNNANAYYFIGVIYAVEHNFKQAVEYLRKAQKVGSDDPETHIRLAQAFAGLGMSYNAQLEYERALDLAPKSTKALNGLGWIFFNRGEAGKAIEIWQEALKISPKDPDARFNLAKVFNDQAYAAWQAKDMAKAKQLWQKTLQNEPDNKAAKYYLQKIK
- a CDS encoding tetratricopeptide repeat protein: MREKRCTRRTFLAASALGMVATAVPGLVWAEAGAFDLALEGQDLLTKGEYVKAVEVLTRAAQADAESDWIWGLLGRAQFQLGDMRQSLSSFRRVLQIVPDDTYSRMMVDIISQKPLPPEKKEEKPLSPLEVKAQDEEAQVFATMEAKDGLGYRIQRIVLDAGHGGFDSGAVGLAKLQEKNVTLDLVKRTAAILEKGSNPPKIFLTRTDDYYVPLSARTTVANQYNADLFVSFHINANENRQPSGMDTFFCAEKASSEEAAKVAAFENSVLKYDKEDLVQKGYVNIEEILFMFERRRYWEAGGSVAGTMMKAMAEGIPMRKRGVHSANFYVLRRARMPSILLETGFISNPEEEAKLATPDFRQTVAQGIAQGLSELIRKGV